In Lysobacter luteus, a single window of DNA contains:
- a CDS encoding ferredoxin--NADP reductase: MSSAFGTETVLDVRHWTDDYFSFTTTRDDGFRFDNGQFVMIGLPVEQADGSTRPLLRAYSIASANWEEQLEFFSIKVPDGPLTSRLQHIKPGDPVLVGRKPTGTLLIHDLHPGRNLYLLGTGTGFAPWLSVIKDPETYERFERVILCQGVRHARDLAYRDYVEKELPHHEFLGEVIGDKLRYFPAVTREAFTYEGRDHRGRMTDMMATGQMMQHLGIEALDPEHDRAMICGSPQMLADFRALLDGRGFSAAPRIGTPGQYVFERAFVEK; the protein is encoded by the coding sequence ATGTCCTCTGCCTTCGGCACCGAAACCGTGCTCGACGTCCGTCACTGGACGGACGACTACTTCAGCTTCACCACCACCCGCGACGACGGCTTCCGGTTCGACAACGGCCAGTTCGTCATGATCGGGCTGCCGGTGGAGCAGGCCGATGGAAGCACGCGCCCGCTCTTGCGCGCGTACTCCATCGCCAGCGCCAACTGGGAGGAGCAGCTGGAGTTCTTCAGCATCAAGGTGCCCGATGGCCCGCTCACCTCCCGCCTGCAGCACATCAAGCCGGGCGACCCGGTACTGGTCGGCCGCAAGCCCACCGGCACCCTGCTGATCCACGACCTCCACCCGGGCCGCAATCTGTACCTGCTGGGCACGGGCACCGGCTTCGCGCCGTGGCTGTCGGTCATCAAGGACCCGGAAACCTACGAGCGCTTCGAGCGTGTGATCCTGTGCCAGGGCGTGCGCCACGCCCGCGACCTTGCCTATCGCGACTATGTAGAGAAGGAACTGCCGCACCACGAGTTCCTCGGCGAGGTGATCGGCGACAAGCTGCGCTACTTCCCCGCCGTCACCCGCGAGGCTTTCACTTACGAGGGCCGCGACCATCGTGGCCGCATGACCGACATGATGGCGACCGGCCAGATGATGCAGCACCTCGGCATCGAGGCACTGGACCCGGAACACGACCGCGCGATGATCTGCGGCAGCCCGCAGATGCTGGCCGACTTCCGCGCGTTGCTCGACGGCCGCGGCTTCAGCGCGGCGCCCCGGATTGGCACACCGGGGCAATACGTGTTCGAGCGGGCCTTCGTCGAGAAGTAG
- a CDS encoding response regulator transcription factor produces MTEQTRRLLMVEDEEDIAFILRFLLERNGYQVDHAADGRVALEWLAGEVPEIVLMDIMLPYHDGIELVERLRATPGWQSVPVLMLSAKAREADIVRALELGADDYVTKPFQPEEVLARIRRLLRRPA; encoded by the coding sequence ATGACGGAACAGACCCGGCGCTTACTGATGGTGGAGGACGAGGAGGACATCGCCTTCATCCTGCGGTTCCTGCTGGAGCGCAACGGTTACCAGGTCGACCACGCGGCGGATGGCCGGGTGGCACTGGAGTGGTTGGCCGGCGAAGTGCCGGAAATTGTGTTGATGGACATCATGCTGCCGTACCACGACGGAATAGAGCTCGTCGAACGGCTCCGCGCTACCCCGGGCTGGCAGTCCGTGCCGGTGCTGATGTTGTCGGCCAAGGCGCGCGAGGCAGACATCGTTCGCGCGCTCGAACTGGGCGCCGATGACTACGTGACCAAGCCTTTCCAACCCGAAGAAGTGCTGGCGCGGATCCGCCGGTTGTTGCGGAGGCCAGCTTGA
- a CDS encoding YaiO family outer membrane beta-barrel protein, which yields MSTCAARASRTTGALRVLLALAAPMAHAQAQTEMQASTPRESITISHRGESPDNGLQAWNAQRLDYARNQPGNWSVGASLVREARFGQVDGGAELRGALSVGDGWSVQGEVGAFPHPHFQPEWFADVRVERPMARVGEATLVGSAGLRRTRYRDTTVDRLAVGTEVYRGNWRFGYTFNLTRVDGSSLPGHALALDRYYGDDSWVGLRLDTGEEDALLPGDVVATEIDSIGLRGRHWWTPAWALEWGGGHVAQSDLYDRRWWMLGVRHAF from the coding sequence TTGAGCACCTGTGCCGCACGAGCCAGCCGTACCACGGGTGCGTTGCGGGTTCTGCTGGCGCTGGCTGCGCCGATGGCACACGCGCAGGCGCAAACGGAGATGCAGGCGTCGACCCCGCGCGAGTCGATCACTATCTCGCATCGCGGCGAATCACCCGACAACGGCCTGCAGGCGTGGAACGCCCAGCGGCTCGACTACGCGCGGAACCAGCCGGGCAACTGGAGCGTCGGTGCCTCGCTGGTGCGCGAAGCACGCTTCGGCCAGGTCGACGGCGGCGCCGAACTGCGCGGTGCGCTCAGCGTGGGCGACGGCTGGAGCGTGCAGGGCGAGGTGGGCGCGTTCCCGCATCCGCATTTCCAGCCCGAATGGTTCGCCGATGTGCGGGTCGAACGACCGATGGCCCGAGTAGGCGAGGCGACCCTGGTCGGTTCGGCGGGCCTGCGGCGGACCCGCTACCGCGACACTACCGTCGACCGCCTCGCGGTCGGCACCGAGGTGTACCGCGGCAACTGGCGTTTTGGCTACACCTTCAACTTGACCCGCGTCGACGGAAGCTCGCTGCCCGGCCATGCGCTCGCCCTGGACCGGTATTACGGCGACGACAGCTGGGTGGGATTGCGGCTCGACACCGGCGAGGAAGATGCACTGCTGCCCGGAGACGTCGTTGCAACCGAGATCGACTCGATCGGCCTGCGCGGACGCCACTGGTGGACGCCGGCCTGGGCGCTGGAATGGGGGGGCGGGCATGTCGCACAGTCGGACTTGTACGACCGCCGCTGGTGGATGCTTGGGGTACGCCATGCGTTCTGA
- a CDS encoding HEAT repeat domain-containing protein, which yields MSAWYDLPADPVLRAAFYLACGLALVTVLIMVQVLVLSQLAVRRQRERKAFTATWRPILALASLSGQPGEVPAAPTGSQELWFLMLWNRTQRQLRGDARNRLNQFAVQLGIDRCAIELVRGRGVRRQLVGLATLRSLADEAHWDTIVALVEHANPFLSLAAAEALVAAAPARAMQRILPIAATRRDWAILRLATVCRRAGREAVTQALLPLLPQAADATSRLFAIIDWAEPARVAPWARDNLGDERPIVQRTSATRVLGELGDPRDRSLLQALLSDPHPDLRLAALRAMRRHFSSDDAGLLQPLLADPSWWVRQEAADALVALPGTSRQSLESLARALDDRYGRDALVRALAERPA from the coding sequence ATGTCGGCCTGGTACGACCTCCCGGCGGATCCGGTGCTGCGGGCCGCGTTTTACCTGGCCTGCGGCCTGGCGCTCGTGACCGTGCTGATCATGGTCCAGGTGCTGGTGCTGTCACAGCTCGCCGTGCGGCGGCAGCGGGAACGTAAAGCCTTCACCGCAACGTGGCGGCCCATATTGGCCCTCGCCAGCCTTTCCGGGCAGCCGGGCGAAGTGCCGGCGGCGCCGACCGGGAGCCAGGAACTCTGGTTCCTGATGCTGTGGAACCGCACCCAGCGGCAACTGCGCGGCGACGCCCGTAACCGGCTCAACCAGTTTGCCGTGCAACTGGGGATCGACCGTTGTGCCATCGAGCTGGTACGCGGTCGTGGCGTGCGTCGGCAACTGGTCGGCCTGGCGACGTTGCGCTCCCTCGCCGATGAGGCCCATTGGGACACGATCGTGGCGCTGGTGGAGCACGCCAACCCGTTCCTGTCGCTCGCCGCCGCCGAAGCGCTGGTCGCCGCCGCCCCCGCACGCGCGATGCAGCGGATCCTGCCGATCGCGGCGACCCGCCGCGACTGGGCCATCCTGCGCCTGGCCACCGTCTGCCGGCGTGCCGGCCGCGAGGCGGTCACCCAGGCGCTGTTGCCGCTGCTGCCGCAGGCCGCCGATGCGACATCGCGGCTGTTCGCGATCATCGATTGGGCCGAACCCGCGCGCGTGGCGCCGTGGGCCCGCGATAACCTGGGTGACGAGCGCCCGATCGTCCAGCGAACGTCCGCAACCCGGGTGCTTGGCGAACTGGGCGACCCGCGTGACCGGTCGCTCCTGCAGGCCTTGCTCAGCGACCCGCACCCTGACCTGCGGCTGGCCGCGCTGCGGGCGATGCGCCGCCACTTCTCGTCGGACGATGCCGGGTTGCTGCAACCGCTGCTGGCCGATCCCAGCTGGTGGGTCCGGCAGGAGGCCGCCGATGCGCTGGTCGCGCTGCCCGGCACCTCGCGTCAGTCGCTGGAGTCGCTCGCGCGCGCGCTGGACGACCGATACGGCCGCGACGCGCTGGTGCGCGCGCTGGCGGAGCGTCCGGCATGA
- a CDS encoding glycosyltransferase family 2 protein: protein MSNAVLWWLQLGFIGYFIALNGGYLLLNLTSMISLRRYMALRADLGDEAPYLGIEPAISLLVPGYNEEATICTSVRSMLQLQYPDFELVVINDGSRDRTLDVLIETFELVPYPQPLRRTVAHKPVRGVYRSRRHPNLRVIDKENGGKADALNAGINAARHRLFCAVDADSILQRDSLLRVVQPFLEDERTVAAGGTVRIANGSEVVGGFLLRAGLPDTLIARFQIVEYLRAFLFGRLGWSPLNAVLIISGAFGLFDRQRVVDAGGYRTDTVGEDMELVVRLHRYHRERRIPYRIRYLPDPICWTEAPEDYGTLGRQRSRWQRGLAESLSMHVGLVLGGRGGAAGYLAWPFMALFEWFGPLVELAGYGFMIGGFVTGVVSPAALMVFLMVAIGMGILLSVNGLLLETLSFKVYGRKRDMLSLFAVAVLENLGYRQFNTLWRIRGMWQWFTRRKHQWGVMRRSGRWSS from the coding sequence ATGAGCAACGCGGTGCTCTGGTGGCTGCAACTGGGCTTCATTGGCTATTTCATCGCCCTCAACGGCGGCTACCTGCTGCTCAACCTGACCTCGATGATCAGCCTGCGCCGCTACATGGCGCTGCGCGCCGACCTTGGCGACGAAGCGCCGTACCTTGGCATCGAGCCGGCGATCTCGTTGCTGGTGCCGGGCTACAACGAGGAGGCGACGATCTGCACCTCGGTGCGATCGATGCTGCAGTTGCAATACCCCGATTTCGAACTGGTGGTGATCAACGACGGCTCGCGCGACCGCACGCTGGATGTGCTGATCGAGACGTTCGAACTGGTCCCGTACCCGCAGCCGTTGCGCCGCACCGTCGCGCACAAACCCGTGCGCGGGGTCTACCGGTCGCGTCGCCATCCCAACCTGCGAGTGATCGACAAGGAGAACGGAGGCAAGGCCGATGCCCTCAACGCTGGCATCAACGCCGCACGGCACCGGCTGTTCTGCGCGGTGGATGCCGATTCGATCCTGCAACGTGACAGCCTGTTGCGGGTCGTGCAGCCGTTCCTTGAGGACGAGCGCACGGTCGCCGCCGGCGGCACGGTGCGCATCGCCAACGGCTCCGAGGTGGTGGGCGGGTTCCTGCTGCGCGCCGGCTTGCCGGACACGCTGATCGCGCGCTTCCAGATCGTCGAGTACCTTCGCGCGTTCCTGTTCGGCCGACTGGGCTGGTCGCCGCTCAACGCCGTGCTGATCATCTCCGGTGCATTCGGTTTGTTCGACCGCCAGCGCGTGGTCGATGCCGGCGGCTACCGCACCGATACGGTTGGCGAGGACATGGAGCTGGTCGTCCGCCTGCACCGCTATCACCGTGAGCGCCGCATCCCGTACCGTATCCGCTACCTGCCCGATCCGATCTGCTGGACCGAGGCGCCGGAGGACTACGGCACGCTCGGCCGCCAACGCAGCCGCTGGCAGCGCGGGCTGGCCGAAAGCCTGTCGATGCACGTCGGGCTGGTGCTGGGCGGCCGCGGTGGTGCCGCCGGTTACCTGGCGTGGCCGTTCATGGCGTTGTTCGAGTGGTTCGGTCCGCTGGTCGAACTGGCCGGTTACGGTTTCATGATCGGCGGTTTCGTCACCGGGGTGGTGTCGCCGGCGGCGCTGATGGTGTTCCTGATGGTCGCCATCGGCATGGGCATCCTGCTGTCGGTCAACGGGCTGCTGCTGGAGACGCTGTCATTCAAGGTCTACGGCCGCAAGCGCGACATGCTGTCGCTGTTCGCCGTCGCCGTGCTGGAAAACCTTGGCTACCGCCAGTTCAATACGCTGTGGCGCATCCGCGGCATGTGGCAGTGGTTCACCCGCCGCAAACACCAGTGGGGTGTGATGCGGCGCAGCGGCCGCTGGAGTAGCTGA